GATGGAAATCCAGTTCctgaataagaaagaagaaggagaaggtaCTGATACATCAAAGAAAACTAGgacaaaagaaacaagcaagATTACAATCTTCATtgtataaaaacataaactacaataaaaaaaaatatccctgATTAAGACCTACAGATTCAGTGGCATTGTAGTGTTTACTCACAACCCCTTACAGAAGAGCTAAAAAATCACCATATATGCAATtcaatcacaaaacaaacatctacaagtaaacacacacataaacataaaaaagagagtgaaagaAAGAGGTTTTACCGTACGAATCTTCCAATCTATTTATAAAGGCCAATTGTAACAAGGAACCTGCAGATTCCACGAAACACAAAATATTCATGAGTTATATCAAAGAGCCGTTTCAATTTTCTCATAAAGTCAATCTCATAGTCGTATCCAAATAAAAACAATCCAATTCTCCAAGCAATGACAAGCAACTTCCACTCGGCcgagagagaaagcaaaaaagatCCACTCTTTGAAGATCGAAAGACGAATTCAAATGTAGACaactataaatagagagagaaagaaagagagagagagagagagtaccgATGATCATTCCGACAGTGACAAATGTCAAGAGACCGAACACGATCTTCATGGCAGGAGCCATGTCTCTCCTTGATCTCGATCTccgacacacacacacaaaaaaagaaacttgggagagacagagagagatcaGTAGCAGTACTTttgcagaagaaaaaagagaggagcTTTGAGAGATTTGATTGTTGAGAAAAACGTCAGAGGAGTTTCTTCTTGggatgtctctctctctcttgcctctttaaaaaagaaaaatgccttttctttttcctttttttttttaaaaataaaataaaataaaataacaaaggaGAGTGGCATTTTCGTAAATAAGAACAAAGACCCATTTATATAAAAatcgtattttttttgttgacttgttTCATCAGTCTCGACCACAgccaaaagcaaagcaaagaacAATGGCGGCTTCTCTTCAATCTGTAAACCCTACATTGTCACGAAACCTATCTTCACCGAACAACTCTTCCTCCTTCGTTCCCTTCCGATCTCCATTCCTCAGATTCAATTCCACCTCCGTCGCTCCCGATTTCAAACCCCTCGTTTCGTTTCGAAACGCATCATCATCCTTCGTCACTCGCTCAGCCGCCGAGCCGCAAGAGAGAAAGACCTTCCATGGACTCTGCTACGTCGTCGGTGACAACATCGACACCGACCAAATCATTCCCGCTGAGTTTCTCACACTCGTCCCTTCGAATCCAGACGAGTACGAGAAGCTCGGCTCCCACGCTCTAGTTGGTCTCCCAGCTGCTTACAAGGAGAGATTCGTTCAGCCTGGTGAGATGAAGACCAAGTACTCGATCATCATCGGCGGTGAGAACTTCGGATGCGGTTCGTCTCGTGAACACGCTCCGGTTTGTCTCGGCGCGGCGGGAGCTAAAGCGGTGGTGGCTCAGTCTTACGCTAGGATCTTTTTCAGGAACTCTGTGGCTACGGGTGAGATTTATCCGCTTGATTCGGAAGTTAGGGTTTGTGATGAGTGTAAAACAGGGGATGTTGCGACGATTGAGTTGAGGGAAGGTGATAGTATTTTGATTAATCATACGACTGGGAAAGAGTATAAGCTCAAGGCTATAGGTGACGCTGGACCTGTCATTGATGCTGGAGGTATATTTGCTTATGCTAGGAAAGCTGGTATGATTCCTTCTGCTGCTCCCTGATCTTGCCTTATCAAGGTATGTATGATTTTAAACCAATACTCTCAGTTGTGTATGAGATTAGGATTGTTAGTTGATATTGGAATGAGATTTAATTGTGGCATAATCTAGGAAGCTTGACACTTGATGATGCAGAACATCATAGTGTAAGAAAGAGAACGCTCTAGTAGGGATTCTGGTTTTGTGTGAGGAGATAATAATGACTGTTTCTAGGCTTAATCGTTTATAAAGTGTTCCAAATTTCGTTCTTTTTACACTTAAAGACTTACTTTTATCATTTCATTTGTTCAATTAGGCACAAAAACATGAGCTTCTCTAGGTTGTAGTTGTTGAGGGTGTTGAACTTGTGTAGAAGTT
The sequence above is drawn from the Camelina sativa cultivar DH55 chromosome 4, Cs, whole genome shotgun sequence genome and encodes:
- the LOC104782824 gene encoding 3-isopropylmalate dehydratase small subunit 3; this encodes MAASLQSVNPTLSRNLSSPNNSSSFVPFRSPFLRFNSTSVAPDFKPLVSFRNASSSFVTRSAAEPQERKTFHGLCYVVGDNIDTDQIIPAEFLTLVPSNPDEYEKLGSHALVGLPAAYKERFVQPGEMKTKYSIIIGGENFGCGSSREHAPVCLGAAGAKAVVAQSYARIFFRNSVATGEIYPLDSEVRVCDECKTGDVATIELREGDSILINHTTGKEYKLKAIGDAGPVIDAGGIFAYARKAGMIPSAAP